CCAGTCGTCACCACCGAGGTGGTTGTCACCACTGGTGGCGCGGACCTCGACCACACCCTCGCCGATCTCGAGCAACGAGACGTCGAAGGTACCGCCCCCGAGGTCGAAGACCAGGATGGTCTGTTCCTTCTCGCCCTTGTCCAGGCCGTAGGCCAGGGCCGCCGCGGTCGGCTCGTTGACGATGCGCAGCACGTTGAGGCCGGCGATCTGGCCGGCTTCCTTGGTGGCCTGACGCTGGGCGTCGTTGAAGTACGCGGGAACGGTCACGACCGCGTCGGCGACGTCCTCACCCAGGTACGCTTCCGCGTCGCGCTTCAGCTTCTGCAGAATGCGGGCGCTGATCTCCTGAGCGGTGTATTTCTTGTCGTCGATCTCGATGGACCAGTCGGTGCCCATGTGCCGCTTGACCGAACGGATGGTGCGGTCAACGTTGGTGACCGCCTGGTTCTTGGCGGGCTGGCCGACGAGCACCTCACCGTTACGCGCGAACGCGACGATAGACGGTGTGGTGCGTGAGCCCTCGGAGTTGGCGACGACGACGGGGTCGCCACCTTCCAGGACTGCAACGACGGAGTTGGTGGTCCCGAGGTCGATACCGACCGCACGAGCCATAGTGATTCCTCCTGATGGTGTAGAGCTTCTTTGGTGCCACTATGCTGAGTGAACCCCGCTCAAGCCTGCCCTTGATGGTGCCGGCCTGTCAACCCATTATTGAGTCTGGTTCACTCAACTTGTCGATCATCCTAACGATTGGTGTCGCGACCTTGTTCCCGGGGGGCTTACGATTTTCCTGAAGGTCGCGATTAGCCCGGTTAACAGGCCAGACGGTTCCGATCGCAAATTCACCGTGTCTTTAAAATGACGTTCTTGTTAATTAGGCATGCGTAGGACAACCGGTTAGTAGCGTTCGCACTGAGTTGTACATCTGTCCCAGTCCCACCACGAGAAGGGCGAGGCGCCATGGCTGCTCCGCGGGTCGTCGTTACGCGTCGCGCAACCCCAGACTGTTGTTCCCAGCTGCGATGAAGGCCGGGCGTTCGGCATCGCGGTTGGCGTGGTGGCACGAGTGGGCCGCGCCGCTGTGGATCGGCTGTAACTTCACCGCCTGGACGCGCCTGTTGATCCGCAACCGATTCGCCGTGCACTGGAGCCGCTGGCACTACGCGGTGCTCTACACGGCCCTGTCGGTCGTCAACTCTTTCCTGGGGACGTGGCAGAACATCGTGTTCGGCAAGCGAGTCGCCGACACGGCAATCGGACACGCGCCGATCTTCATCATCGGGCACTGGCGCAGCGGCACCACCATGCTGCACGAGATGATGGTGCTCGACGAGCGTCACACCGGTCCGACGACCTACGAATGCATTGCGCCGCACCACTTTCTGCTGACCCAGCGGTTCGCCCGTTTCGCCGAATTCCTGACGTCGAAACATCGCGCCATGGACAACATGGACATGAGCATGGCGCACCCCCAGGAAGACGAGTTCGCCTGGTGCATGCTGGGACTGCCCTCGCCCTACCTCACCATCGCGTTCCCGAACCGGCCCACCCAGGACGAGCATTACCTGGACATGGACAAGCTCAGCGCCAAAGAACTGGAAACCTGGAAGCAGACCTTTTTCCGGTTCGTTCAGCAGGTCTATTTCCGCCGCCGCAAGGCAATCGTCCTGAAGAGTCCGACGCACAGTTTCCGGATCAAGGTGCTGCTGGACATCTTTCCGCAGGCGAAGTTCATCCACATCGTGCGGGATCCATACGTCGTATATCCCTCGACCGTCAACCTCTTCAAGGCGTTCTCTCTGGTGCACGGGCTACAGCGGCCGACATTCCAGGGGCTCAATGAAAACGTCCTGTCCAACTATCTCGACCTGCATCGAAAGTTGGACGAAGGGCGCGAGTTCGTCGACCCGTCAAGGTTTTTCGAATTGCGCTACGAGGATCTGATCGACGATCCCGAGGGGCAGTTGCGCAAGATGTACGAGCACCTGGATCTGGGTGACTTCGATCGGTACCTGCCACGGCTGCGGAAATACCTGGACGCCAAGGCTTCCTACCGGACGAACAAGTATGAAGTGACGGCCGAACAGCGCGCGATCATCGCGGAGCGCTGGGCCGAGGTCATCGATCGCTACGGCTACGGGGTGGTGGCCGACGATGCTGGAGTTGAACAGGTAGCGATCGCAAGCTGATTCAGCGGGAGGCGACTTCCTCGATCAGCGCGAGGATGGCGCGGGTAGCCGCGCTGGTCGACCGGGCCGCGGACGTGGTGACGAACAATCGCCATTCCAGGTCGTAGTCGCTGACGCGCAGCGTCGCCAGGCCGAAATCGTCGATCTCGTCGAGGATGGTCCAACTGAGAAAGCCGATCCCGAGGCCGTTGCGGATGTAGGTCGCGGCCGTGCCGAGGTCGGCGACCTCCACCGCGACGGTCCGTTCCACGCCGGCGGCGGTGAACGCATTGTCGATCACGGTTCTGGTGCCGTATCCCGGCGGGCTGTCGACGAACGACATTCCTTCCAGCTCGGCCAGCGGCACCGAATCCCGTTGGGCCAGTGGATGATCGGCGGGCACGACCAGAAGCAGCGGAACGGCCGCCACCAGCCGGGCGTTCAGGTCGGCCGGCGGCGGCCCGGTGAAGACCAGAAAGGCGACGTCGAGATCGCCGTCGCGCAGCTGGCGGGCGAGGCCGGCCGATCCGGCGCTGGCGGCACGCAAGTGCACCGTGACTCCCGGATGCCGGGTGTGCAGTTCGGCCAGCACCGCGGGCATGTCGATCACGCTGATCGACGTCAGAATCCCCACCGTGACGGTGCCGCGGATCGACCCGCGGGTGGCGTTGACGGCATCCTTGGCCGCGCGGGCGGCATCCAGGGTTTCGCGGGCGCGGGGTCGCAGCTCCTCTCCCGCCGGAGTCAGCTCGACGCCTGCCGAACCCCGGACGAATAGCTCTGCGCCGAGTTCTCGTTCCAGGGCCTTGATCGTCGCCGACACACCCGATTGGACGACATGCAACTTTTTCGCGGCCTCGGTGAAGCTGCGGTGGTCCGCGACGGCGAGGAAGTACTCAAGATGACGCAGCTCCATGCAGCAATTATCACCACCCGTGCTAGTAGCCATCAGAACATTT
The Mycobacterium sp. 050128 genome window above contains:
- a CDS encoding sulfotransferase family protein; protein product: MKAGRSASRLAWWHEWAAPLWIGCNFTAWTRLLIRNRFAVHWSRWHYAVLYTALSVVNSFLGTWQNIVFGKRVADTAIGHAPIFIIGHWRSGTTMLHEMMVLDERHTGPTTYECIAPHHFLLTQRFARFAEFLTSKHRAMDNMDMSMAHPQEDEFAWCMLGLPSPYLTIAFPNRPTQDEHYLDMDKLSAKELETWKQTFFRFVQQVYFRRRKAIVLKSPTHSFRIKVLLDIFPQAKFIHIVRDPYVVYPSTVNLFKAFSLVHGLQRPTFQGLNENVLSNYLDLHRKLDEGREFVDPSRFFELRYEDLIDDPEGQLRKMYEHLDLGDFDRYLPRLRKYLDAKASYRTNKYEVTAEQRAIIAERWAEVIDRYGYGVVADDAGVEQVAIAS
- a CDS encoding LysR family transcriptional regulator, yielding MELRHLEYFLAVADHRSFTEAAKKLHVVQSGVSATIKALERELGAELFVRGSAGVELTPAGEELRPRARETLDAARAAKDAVNATRGSIRGTVTVGILTSISVIDMPAVLAELHTRHPGVTVHLRAASAGSAGLARQLRDGDLDVAFLVFTGPPPADLNARLVAAVPLLLVVPADHPLAQRDSVPLAELEGMSFVDSPPGYGTRTVIDNAFTAAGVERTVAVEVADLGTAATYIRNGLGIGFLSWTILDEIDDFGLATLRVSDYDLEWRLFVTTSAARSTSAATRAILALIEEVASR